One Paroedura picta isolate Pp20150507F chromosome 3, Ppicta_v3.0, whole genome shotgun sequence genomic window carries:
- the GXYLT2 gene encoding glucoside xylosyltransferase 2: protein MKLYCKVVALALCLGILLLLYLFVGNADEPPLKVAKGHRSAPASSGPGADGGPALRPHFRPVPPAAAEPEEEEAAQVSRREPRLHRKPGKRSAPRGKFASLRRPKDQKPSTVQLSSPPWMHLAVVACGDRLEETLIMLKSAVLFSNRKLKFHIFAEDSLMPEFERKLQDWPPSYTKKFEHHVYPIAFSVGNALEWKKLFKPCAAQRLFLPMILKDVDSLLYVDTDVLFLRPIDDIWDFLKAFNSTQLAAMAPEHEIPKIGWYSRFARHPYYGMTGVNSGVMLMNLTRIRNAEFKNSMIPTGLTWEEMLYPLYQKYKNYITWGDQDLLNIIFSFNPECLYLFPCQWNYRPDHCMYGSNCKGAEEEGISILHGNRGVYHDDKQPTFKALFEVIRDFSFEDNLFQSMYYPLQSKFLDTVHTLCGRIPQVFLKQIEMTMKKVYENRVVIQIGANLRL, encoded by the exons GCGCTGTGCCTGGGCATCCTGCTCCTGCTCTACCTCTTCGTGGGCAACGCCGACGAGCCGCCGTTGAAAGTTGCCAAGGGGCATCGCTCGGCGCCCGCTTCCTCCGGCCCGGGGGCGGACGGCGGCCCCGCGCTCCGGCCACATTTCCGACCCGTCCCGCCTGCAGCCGCGGagccagaggaggaagaggcggcTCAGGTTTCCAGGCGGGAGCCACGTCTCCACAGAAAGCCAGGCAAACGGAGCGCGCCCAGAGGGAAGTTTGCAAGCCTTAG GAGACCAAAGGATCAGAAACCATCTACAGTTCAGCTTTCATCTCCACCATGGATGCATCTGGCAGTGGTAGCATGTGGTGACCGGCTGGAAGAAACGCTCATCATGCTGAAATCAGCGGTTCTATTCAGCAACAGGAAACTCAAGTTTCACATCTTTGCTGAAGATTCCCTGATGCCTGAATTTGAGAGGAAA TTGCAGGACTGGCCTCCCTCTTACACAAAGAAGTTTGAGCATCATGTCTACCCAATTGCCTTTTCAGTAGGGAATGCTCTGGAATGGAAAAAATTATTCAAGCCATGCGCTGCCCAGCGCCTCTTTCTTCCG ATGATTTTAAAAGATGTGGATTCCCTTTTGTATGTGGACACAGATGTTCTGTTCTTACGCCCCATTGATGACATCTGGGACTTTCTGAAAGCCTTTAATTCTACGCAGCTGGCTGCAATGGCACCAGAACATGAAATACCAAAGATTGGCTGGTACAGTCGGTTTGCTCGTCACCCTTATTATGGAATGACTGGGGTCAATTCTGGTGTCATGCTGATGAATTTAACCCGCATAAGAAATGCCGAGTTTaaa AACAGCATGATACCAACGGGCTTGACGTGGGAAGAAATGTTGTACCCTTTGTACCAGAAGTACAAAAACTACATTACATGGGGAGACCAGGACTTGCTCAATATTATTTTTTCCTTTAATCCAG AGTGTTTATATCTGTTCCCTTGTCAGTGGAACTATCGGCCAGATCACTGCATGTATGGGAGTAACTGTAaaggagcagaggaagaaggCATATCCATTCTCCATGGCAATCGGGGCGTCTACCATGATGACAAGCAGCCTACTTTCAAAGCACTATTTGAAGTGATACGTGAT ttttcATTTGAAGACAATCTCTTTCAATCAATGTACTACCCACTCCAGTCAAAGTTCCTTGATACAGTGCACACTTTATGTGGTCGAATTCCACAAGTTTTTCTGAAACAGATTGAGATGACCATGAAGAAAGTCTATGAAAACCGAGTGGTCATCCAGATTGGGGCCAATTTGAGATTGTAA